The genomic segment TTTATTTCCTTTACTGGTCTTTAAAATTCTAGCCCGCACTGTTGAGGGGCACATAGTTACAACTTATCAAGGGATACAGTGTTACACTACTTGGGCGTGGGGAACAGTgtgatatttcatttttttgttagGAACACAATGAAAATATACAtgatgtacaataataataattttgttctaaagctatttatTTGTGGCGTTTTAtgcaatttaatattttaataggaAATAAgcccaatttatttttaataataaaataaattttatttttaacctaAATTTTGGCTTATTTccgattaaaataaaaaaataataatttcgcACTAAATTGCATATGGTAGTAGTAAAATATGTTTtatgtacttttttatttttatttcagaatcAAAATGGTTCGTaatagaaaatacatcacaaaaataGATTCATTTACCCATGATACAATGAAATCGGCCATTTTTAATGTAGTTAATAACGGATAGTCAGTAAGGACAGCAGCCATTCAAGCTAATGTAATTCATATGATTCTAATAAAGCTTTGTCTGAAGAAGAGCGAGTAAATTTCAGATTTacctcaaaatataaaataaatcacgTTTTCTCGAAAGAGCTAGAAGATCAACTAAGAGATTATTTGATTATAGCCTGTAAAATGTACCATGGCTTAACCAGAAAGAATGTAATGTAGTTTGCATATGAATTGGCTATGCAAAACAATCTTAAGTTTCCAAATTCATTGCACAAAAATAAATACTCTGGAGTAGACTGGTTGTACGGTCATATAAAACCATACTCCCAGCTATCCATAAGAAAACCTGAGGCGACTAGTCTGAGTCGTGCAACCAGTTtcaacaaaacaaatattaacgAATGTTTCGACAATTTAGTTAGCgcttttaatagatttcctaATGGTCAAATTCCAGAAAATATCTACAATTTGGATGAAAGCACTTAACACTATTCACAATCCTTCAAATGTAGTAGGTCTGAAAGGCTTAAAACAAGTTGGACAAGTAACTTCGGTAATAGGTAATTGTGTACCGCCCTTCCTTGTATTTCCTAGAGTCAATTTTAAGGACAGAATGTTGAAGGGAGCACCTTCTGGATCTGCAGAAGCAGCAATAAAAACGGGTTGGGCCAACGGAGAAGTCTTCATCGACATATTGAGACATCTCCATCATTTTACAAAATCGTCTTCAGAATTTCCCATACTGCTAATTATGGATAACCATGAGTCACACATAACAATTGCTTCATTGGAATTTTGTAAGGCTAACGGAATTATACTTTTAACTTTACCGCCACATACAAGCGAAAAACTTCAACCTTTAGACAAAGCCTTATGTAAGTCATTAAAATGAAATAGCTGAACTCTTGGGCAAAGCATATCCACTTGCGTTTATGCCAAACAACATTATCAGTGGATT from the Diabrotica undecimpunctata isolate CICGRU chromosome 1, icDiaUnde3, whole genome shotgun sequence genome contains:
- the LOC140445994 gene encoding uncharacterized protein; this encodes MVKFQKISTIWMKALNTIHNPSNVVGLKGLKQVGQVTSVIGNCVPPFLVFPRVNFKDRMLKGAPSGSAEAAIKTGWANGEVFIDILRHLHHFTKSSSEFPILLIMDNHESHITIASLEFCKANGIILLTLPPHTSEKLQPLDKALCKSLK